One window of Sphingomonas sp. KC8 genomic DNA carries:
- the ahcY gene encoding adenosylhomocysteinase, which produces MPAESFTDYLVHDISLADFGRKEINIAETEMPGLMALRREFGASQPLKGARIVGSLHMTIQTAVLIETLVDLGAEVRWASCNIFSTQDHAAAAIAAAGIPVFAVKGETLAEYWDYVDRIFDWGDGVTANMILDDGGDATMFALWGAKIEAGATLPAPENDEEVEFQRALKVFLARKPGYLTESVKNIKGVSEETTTGVHRLYEIAKKGELPFPAINVNDSVTKSKFDNLYGCKESLVDAIRRATDVMLAGKVATVAGFGDVGKGSAQSLRNGGARVLVTEVDPICALQAAMEGFEVVTMEEAVTRSDIFVTATGNADVITAEHMKAMKPMSIVCNIGHFDSEIQIAALSNYKWTEIKPQVDLVEFPDGKQIIVLAKGRLVNLGCATGHPSFVMSSSFTNQVLAQIELWTKPGQYANEVFVLPKHLDEKVAALHLDKLGVKLTKLTEKQAAYIGVSTEGPFKPDHYRY; this is translated from the coding sequence CTGCCTGCCGAAAGCTTCACCGATTATCTGGTCCACGATATCTCGCTCGCCGATTTCGGCCGCAAGGAAATCAACATCGCCGAGACCGAGATGCCCGGCCTCATGGCGCTGCGCCGTGAATTCGGCGCGTCGCAGCCGCTGAAGGGCGCGCGCATCGTCGGTTCGCTGCACATGACGATCCAAACCGCCGTGCTGATCGAAACGCTGGTCGATCTGGGCGCCGAAGTGCGCTGGGCATCGTGCAACATCTTTTCGACCCAGGACCATGCCGCCGCCGCGATTGCCGCCGCCGGCATCCCGGTGTTCGCCGTGAAGGGCGAAACGCTGGCCGAATATTGGGATTATGTCGATCGCATCTTCGATTGGGGCGATGGCGTGACCGCCAACATGATCCTCGACGATGGTGGCGACGCGACGATGTTCGCGCTGTGGGGCGCCAAGATCGAAGCCGGCGCGACGCTGCCTGCGCCTGAAAATGACGAGGAAGTCGAATTCCAGCGCGCGCTCAAGGTGTTCCTGGCGCGCAAGCCCGGCTACCTCACCGAGAGCGTGAAGAACATCAAGGGCGTTTCGGAAGAAACCACCACCGGCGTCCATCGCCTGTACGAAATCGCCAAGAAGGGTGAACTTCCCTTCCCGGCGATCAACGTGAACGATTCGGTCACCAAGTCGAAGTTCGACAATCTGTACGGCTGCAAGGAATCGCTGGTCGACGCGATCCGCCGCGCGACCGACGTGATGCTGGCCGGCAAGGTCGCCACCGTCGCCGGCTTCGGCGATGTCGGCAAGGGTTCGGCCCAGTCGCTGCGCAACGGCGGCGCGCGCGTGCTCGTCACCGAAGTCGATCCGATCTGCGCATTGCAGGCGGCGATGGAAGGTTTCGAAGTCGTGACGATGGAAGAGGCCGTGACCCGGTCCGACATCTTCGTGACCGCGACCGGCAATGCCGACGTCATCACCGCCGAGCATATGAAGGCGATGAAGCCGATGTCGATCGTGTGCAACATCGGCCACTTCGACAGCGAGATCCAGATCGCGGCGCTGTCCAACTACAAGTGGACCGAGATCAAGCCGCAGGTCGACCTTGTCGAGTTCCCCGATGGCAAGCAGATCATCGTGCTGGCCAAGGGCCGTCTGGTGAACCTTGGCTGCGCCACCGGCCACCCGAGCTTCGTGATGTCGTCGAGCTTCACCAATCAGGTGCTGGCGCAGATCGAACTTTGGACGAAGCCCGGCCAGTATGCGAACGAAGTGTTCGTCCTGCCCAAGCATCTCGACGAAAAGGTCGCCGCGCTGCATCTCGACAAGCTGGGCGTGAAGCTGACCAAGCTGACCGAAAAGCAGGCGGCCTATATCGGCGTTTCGACGGAAGGCCCGTTCAAGCCGGATCATTACCGCTACTGA
- a CDS encoding YqgE/AlgH family protein: protein MEAPVYLSGQLLLALPGMGDPRFNHAVIAMCAHDEQGALGIGIGKLMPRFTFHGLLGQLEIDPGQAPDVPIHIGGPVEPQRGFVLHGLDWGGQDSLQVGDRWALTSTLDVLRAIAEGRGPTRWLVALGYAGWGAGQLDEEMTGNAWFATPGNDSLLFETPVEQRWSAGFATAGVDARLLTPEIGHA from the coding sequence ATGGAAGCGCCAGTCTATCTCAGCGGCCAATTGCTGCTCGCTTTGCCCGGAATGGGTGATCCCCGGTTCAACCACGCCGTGATCGCGATGTGCGCGCATGACGAACAGGGCGCGCTGGGCATCGGCATCGGCAAGCTGATGCCGCGTTTCACGTTTCACGGGCTGCTCGGCCAACTGGAAATCGATCCTGGGCAGGCGCCGGACGTGCCGATCCATATTGGCGGGCCGGTGGAGCCGCAGCGCGGCTTCGTGCTCCATGGCCTTGATTGGGGCGGGCAGGATTCGTTGCAGGTGGGCGATCGCTGGGCGCTGACATCCACGCTCGACGTGCTGCGCGCGATCGCCGAAGGGCGGGGGCCGACCCGCTGGCTGGTGGCGCTTGGCTATGCGGGCTGGGGTGCGGGCCAGCTGGACGAAGAAATGACCGGTAATGCGTGGTTTGCGACACCGGGGAACGATTCGCTCCTGTTCGAAACGCCGGTGGAGCAACGCTGGAGCGCCGGTTTTGCGACGGCCGGGGTGGATGCACGGTTGCTGACGCCGGAAATCGGCCACGCCTGA
- a CDS encoding peroxiredoxin → MTIKAGDKLPETTFTKPTEGGPEAVASADFFKGRKVALFSVPGAFTPTCSAKHLPGYVEKAEELKAKGIDEVVCTAVNDVFVMGAWGKSANATDKVTMLADGNGDFAQAVGLTMDGSKFGLGTRGQRFSMIVDDGVVSVLNVEAPGEFKVSSADHMLGQL, encoded by the coding sequence ATGACGATCAAGGCAGGCGACAAGCTTCCCGAAACCACGTTCACCAAGCCCACCGAAGGCGGCCCCGAAGCCGTGGCTTCGGCCGATTTCTTCAAGGGCCGCAAGGTCGCGCTCTTCTCGGTTCCCGGCGCCTTCACGCCGACCTGCTCGGCCAAGCACCTGCCCGGCTATGTCGAAAAGGCCGAAGAACTGAAGGCCAAGGGCATCGACGAAGTGGTGTGCACCGCCGTCAACGACGTGTTCGTGATGGGCGCATGGGGCAAGAGCGCGAACGCCACCGACAAGGTGACGATGCTCGCCGACGGCAATGGTGATTTCGCACAGGCCGTTGGCCTCACCATGGACGGCAGCAAGTTCGGCCTCGGCACGCGCGGCCAGCGTTTCTCGATGATCGTCGACGATGGTGTCGTCAGCGTCCTCAACGTCGAAGCACCGGGCGAATTCAAGGTCAGCTCGGCCGATCACATGCTCGGCCAGCTCTAA
- a CDS encoding AMP nucleosidase, with translation MATSASHAIVDQLDALYTSSVEALRTALGHYIATGETPDQAARAAGAFAYPELHLHYDGRTRDHPMRAFGRLTAAGHYAVSVTQPAMFREYLAEQIDLLVTDFGARVDVSRGRQEIPYPYVLDSGHDVDLTGAAAAELARIFPSNDLVHIGDEVVDGLWHGSADEPRPLALFDAQRVDFSIARLRHYTGTPTGHVQNYILFTNYHRYVDEFVRWACTQLSDDGPYQLLSCAGGLELTAANADPDLAIADSAWRKHQMPAYHLVGPNRSGITLVNIGVGPSNAKTITDHLAVMRPEAWLMIGHCGGLRPSQRIGDYVLAHAYLRDDHVLDDLLPPEIPIPAIAEVQVALSTAAETVSGEPAELLKRRLRTGTVVTTDDRNWELRYTRSALRFNQSRAVAIDMESATLAAQGYRFRVPYGTLLCVSDKPIHGEIKLPGQANRFYERAISEHLRIGIAAIDELRRTGPRLHSRKLRAFNEPPFR, from the coding sequence ATCGCTACCAGCGCCAGCCACGCCATCGTCGATCAGCTCGACGCGCTCTATACATCCTCGGTCGAAGCCCTGCGCACGGCGCTGGGCCATTATATCGCGACTGGCGAAACGCCCGATCAGGCCGCCCGCGCCGCCGGGGCCTTCGCTTATCCCGAACTGCACCTGCATTATGACGGCCGCACCCGCGATCATCCGATGCGCGCGTTCGGCCGGCTCACCGCCGCCGGCCACTATGCCGTCAGCGTCACCCAGCCCGCCATGTTCCGCGAATATCTGGCCGAACAGATTGATCTGCTCGTCACCGATTTCGGCGCGCGGGTCGACGTGTCGCGCGGTCGGCAGGAAATCCCCTACCCCTATGTTCTCGATTCCGGTCATGATGTCGATCTGACGGGGGCGGCCGCCGCCGAACTGGCGCGAATCTTCCCGTCCAATGATCTGGTGCATATCGGTGATGAAGTGGTCGATGGCCTGTGGCACGGCAGCGCCGATGAACCGCGCCCGCTGGCCTTGTTCGATGCCCAGCGCGTCGATTTCAGCATCGCGCGGCTGCGCCACTACACCGGCACGCCCACGGGCCATGTGCAGAACTACATCCTGTTCACCAACTATCACCGCTATGTCGATGAATTCGTGCGCTGGGCCTGCACCCAGCTATCGGACGACGGCCCCTATCAATTGCTCAGCTGCGCCGGCGGGCTGGAACTGACCGCCGCCAACGCCGATCCCGATCTGGCCATTGCCGACAGCGCATGGCGCAAGCATCAGATGCCGGCTTACCATCTCGTCGGCCCCAATCGGTCTGGCATCACCCTCGTCAACATCGGCGTCGGCCCATCCAACGCCAAGACGATCACCGATCATCTGGCGGTGATGCGCCCCGAAGCCTGGCTGATGATCGGCCATTGCGGGGGCCTGCGCCCCAGCCAGCGGATCGGCGATTATGTTCTCGCCCACGCCTATCTGCGCGACGATCATGTGCTGGACGATCTGCTGCCGCCCGAAATCCCCATCCCCGCCATCGCCGAAGTGCAGGTGGCGCTGAGCACCGCCGCCGAAACCGTCTCCGGCGAACCGGCCGAACTGCTCAAGCGTCGCCTGCGCACCGGCACCGTCGTCACCACCGACGATCGCAACTGGGAATTGCGCTACACCCGCTCGGCGCTGCGCTTCAACCAGAGCCGCGCGGTCGCGATCGACATGGAATCGGCCACTTTGGCCGCCCAAGGGTATCGCTTCCGCGTCCCCTACGGCACCTTGCTGTGCGTGTCGGACAAGCCGATCCACGGCGAAATCAAGCTTCCGGGGCAGGCCAACCGCTTCTACGAACGCGCGATCAGCGAACATTTACGCATCGGCATCGCCGCGATCGACGAACTGCGCCGCACCGGCCCCCGTCTCCACAGCCGCAAACTGCGCGCGTTCAACGAACCACCGTTCCGGTAG
- a CDS encoding thioesterase family protein translates to MNSSPTTMPFQAYEAVVSDDWIDLNDHLNARYYGDLIYQAHELLSVRLGFDQAYVDATQHSKVVAESHLRYEREIRRGARIGVRSWLLAVDDKRLHFAHELLDLTGGFRAAFAEQLDLHVDLTARRVAPMPVALRDRLAALAETGRVAAGAAALPVGGAVRGVTI, encoded by the coding sequence ATGAATAGTTCGCCCACCACCATGCCGTTTCAGGCCTATGAAGCCGTCGTTTCCGATGACTGGATCGATCTTAACGATCATTTGAACGCGCGCTATTATGGCGACCTGATTTATCAGGCCCATGAATTGCTTTCGGTGCGGCTCGGCTTCGATCAGGCATATGTCGATGCGACGCAGCACAGCAAGGTCGTGGCGGAAAGCCATTTGCGGTACGAGCGCGAAATCCGCCGGGGCGCGCGGATTGGGGTGCGGTCATGGCTGTTGGCGGTGGACGACAAGCGGCTGCATTTCGCGCATGAACTGCTGGATCTGACCGGCGGGTTTCGCGCCGCTTTTGCCGAACAGCTCGATTTGCATGTCGACCTGACGGCGCGCCGGGTTGCGCCGATGCCGGTGGCGCTGCGCGACAGGCTGGCGGCGCTGGCCGAGACGGGGCGGGTGGCGGCTGGGGCTGCCGCGCTGCCTGTCGGTGGCGCGGTGCGCGGCGTGACCATCTGA
- a CDS encoding winged helix-turn-helix transcriptional regulator, producing the protein MMQDDYPALTLEIMDLVGDKWTLLLVYTLGDGPQRFSELRRRAMPISQKMLSQTLRGLERHGMVDRTVLPTAPPQVEYALTDLGRTFLSAAKVICQWTKDNLGELQEARTRFDGERLAA; encoded by the coding sequence ATGATGCAGGACGACTATCCGGCGCTGACGCTGGAGATCATGGACCTGGTGGGCGACAAATGGACGCTGCTGCTGGTCTATACGCTGGGCGATGGCCCGCAGCGTTTTTCCGAACTGCGCCGCCGCGCGATGCCGATCAGCCAGAAGATGCTGTCGCAGACGCTGCGCGGGCTGGAACGGCACGGCATGGTCGATCGCACGGTGCTGCCGACAGCACCGCCGCAGGTGGAATATGCGCTGACCGATCTGGGCCGCACCTTCCTGTCCGCCGCCAAGGTGATCTGCCAGTGGACCAAGGATAATCTGGGCGAATTGCAGGAAGCGCGGACGCGGTTTGATGGGGAGCGGCTGGCGGCTTGA
- a CDS encoding SDR family NAD(P)-dependent oxidoreductase: MIDFAGKIALVTGGGVGIGRATAEAFAKAGATVVTIEKDAARAADVRAALGDGHVVVEGDVTVQADVDALAKVVADRFGGLDVLVNNVGDFLMIVKRFEDHTDEDIERLYAVNMRQIFSVTRAMIPLIRKRGPGGSIISVSSIEGFRGIPFNSVYSAFKTGVTGFTKSLALDLAPEGIRVNLIAPETTDTPQVAISQYIKPEYKDSIKQWIPLGRFGAAEDMAGGILFLASPLASWITGTALNIDGGALAAAGWYRTAEGKWTNVPVIPTDGLIF, encoded by the coding sequence TTGATCGATTTTGCGGGAAAGATCGCGCTCGTCACGGGTGGCGGCGTCGGCATTGGCCGCGCCACGGCGGAAGCCTTCGCCAAGGCGGGCGCCACCGTCGTCACGATCGAAAAGGATGCCGCCCGCGCCGCCGATGTGCGCGCGGCACTGGGTGACGGCCATGTCGTCGTCGAAGGCGACGTGACGGTGCAGGCCGATGTCGATGCGCTGGCGAAAGTGGTTGCGGATCGCTTCGGCGGGCTCGACGTGCTCGTCAACAATGTCGGCGATTTCCTCATGATCGTGAAGCGGTTCGAGGATCATACCGACGAGGATATCGAACGCCTTTACGCGGTAAACATGCGCCAGATCTTCTCGGTCACGCGCGCGATGATCCCGCTGATCCGCAAGCGCGGCCCCGGCGGCAGCATCATCAGCGTGTCGTCGATCGAAGGGTTCCGCGGCATTCCGTTCAACAGCGTCTATTCGGCGTTCAAGACCGGCGTCACCGGCTTCACCAAAAGCCTCGCGCTCGATCTGGCGCCCGAAGGCATCCGCGTGAACCTGATCGCGCCGGAAACGACCGATACCCCGCAGGTCGCGATCAGCCAGTATATCAAGCCGGAATATAAGGATTCCATCAAGCAGTGGATCCCGCTCGGCCGCTTTGGCGCAGCCGAAGACATGGCGGGCGGCATCCTGTTCCTGGCAAGCCCCCTCGCGTCGTGGATCACGGGCACCGCGCTCAACATCGATGGCGGCGCGCTGGCGGCGGCCGGCTGGTACCGCACGGCGGAAGGCAAGTGGACCAACGTCCCCGTCATCCCCACCGACGGCCTCATTTTCTAA
- a CDS encoding NAD-dependent epimerase/dehydratase family protein, translating into MKILVAGGAGMIGGHAALHLKSKGHDVTIAGRNAPAAGTPLGDLPFVKVDYINATSFPAGYDALVFCAGQDVRHIPEGEDNETYWKKVNSVAVPRFFQLAKDAGVKVAVNVGSFYPQAAPHLVAGNRYVESRKDSCEGIRALNDASFKAVSVNAPFVVGTVPGLVVPMFVAYTQYAQGKFAPMPEFTPPGGVNFISTQSLAEAVEGAIERGEGGKAYLVGDENLSYQQYFGAFFEAAGRPVPPVIDQEHPMLPDAAIFAGRGNDLFYEPDAAETALLGYRRNDIRRTVNEIVAQYKDA; encoded by the coding sequence ATGAAAATCCTCGTTGCTGGCGGTGCCGGCATGATCGGCGGTCACGCCGCGCTTCACCTCAAGTCCAAGGGCCATGATGTCACGATCGCCGGCCGCAACGCGCCGGCCGCAGGTACGCCGCTGGGCGATCTGCCATTCGTGAAGGTCGATTACATCAACGCCACGTCGTTCCCGGCGGGCTATGATGCGCTCGTTTTCTGCGCCGGCCAGGATGTGCGCCACATCCCCGAAGGCGAAGATAATGAAACCTATTGGAAGAAGGTCAATTCGGTCGCGGTGCCGCGTTTCTTCCAGCTCGCCAAGGATGCCGGCGTCAAGGTCGCCGTCAATGTCGGCAGCTTCTATCCGCAGGCCGCCCCCCACCTCGTCGCCGGCAACCGCTACGTCGAATCGCGCAAGGATAGCTGCGAAGGCATTCGCGCGCTCAACGATGCGTCGTTCAAGGCGGTCAGCGTCAACGCGCCGTTCGTCGTCGGCACCGTTCCCGGCCTCGTCGTGCCGATGTTCGTCGCCTACACCCAATATGCGCAGGGCAAGTTCGCGCCCATGCCCGAATTCACCCCGCCGGGCGGCGTGAACTTCATCTCCACCCAGTCGCTCGCCGAAGCGGTGGAAGGCGCGATCGAACGCGGCGAAGGCGGCAAGGCCTATCTGGTGGGCGACGAAAACCTGTCCTACCAGCAGTATTTCGGGGCGTTCTTCGAAGCCGCCGGCCGGCCGGTTCCGCCGGTGATCGATCAGGAACATCCGATGCTGCCGGATGCGGCGATCTTCGCCGGCCGTGGCAACGATCTGTTCTACGAACCCGACGCCGCCGAAACCGCGCTGCTCGGCTATCGTCGCAACGATATCCGCCGCACGGTCAACGAAATCGTCGCGCAGTATAAGGACGCCTGA
- a CDS encoding SDR family NAD(P)-dependent oxidoreductase — protein MAGRLSGKTALVTGASGGIGAATALRLAAEGAAVVCHGRNEARTHATAAAVRAAGGTAFIVIGGLSGDAEAAAIVDATRAAAGDVDILVNNAGGESAGGGTSPWFETSPADWLATYDSNVGSMIRLIHAFTPAMKAKRWGRLIQLSSGVVDVSMPIIPDYQGAKAAIRNLCKSLAQALSGTGVTANSVSPGFVLTDGNRPWIVGMAEKHGITGWDEIERWAVRKFVPNHSGRLGRPEDIANAIAFLADPASDYVNGTDILVDGGH, from the coding sequence ATGGCCGGGCGGCTGAGCGGCAAGACCGCGCTTGTCACCGGCGCCAGCGGCGGGATCGGGGCGGCAACCGCGCTCCGTCTCGCCGCCGAAGGCGCTGCCGTCGTCTGCCACGGCCGCAATGAGGCCCGCACCCATGCCACGGCGGCGGCGGTGCGGGCCGCCGGCGGCACCGCCTTTATCGTCATCGGCGGGCTTTCCGGCGATGCGGAGGCGGCCGCCATCGTCGATGCCACCCGCGCGGCGGCGGGCGACGTGGATATCCTCGTCAACAATGCCGGCGGCGAATCGGCCGGCGGCGGCACATCGCCCTGGTTCGAAACCAGCCCGGCCGATTGGCTGGCCACGTACGATTCCAACGTCGGATCGATGATCCGGCTGATCCACGCCTTCACCCCGGCGATGAAGGCGAAACGCTGGGGCCGGCTGATCCAGCTGTCCAGCGGCGTGGTCGACGTGTCGATGCCGATCATTCCCGATTATCAGGGTGCCAAGGCGGCGATCCGCAACCTGTGCAAAAGCCTCGCGCAGGCGCTTTCGGGCACCGGCGTCACCGCCAACAGCGTCAGCCCCGGCTTCGTGCTGACCGACGGCAACCGGCCCTGGATCGTCGGCATGGCCGAAAAGCACGGGATCACCGGCTGGGACGAAATCGAACGCTGGGCCGTCCGCAAGTTCGTCCCCAACCATTCGGGCCGCCTCGGCCGACCCGAAGATATTGCAAACGCCATTGCTTTCCTTGCCGATCCGGCATCAGATTACGTCAACGGGACGGACATTCTGGTCGACGGCGGGCACTGA
- a CDS encoding CaiB/BaiF CoA-transferase family protein — MTGVLHGLTVLDLTQGIAGAMATMLLSDHGGAVTRIERRDADPGEDVLHGGRIWHRGKASAVLDFADATDLETIRHLAAAADILVEDFAPGEAERLGFGADALAALNPRLIHVSITGYGDTVAADRPAIDALVQARLGLMHEARGWDGGSILRILGLDDDPATVAPIPESIRTGSARRGPIFSASPAPSVSAAYLAVLGVSAALRARELTGLGQHVGTSLMQGAILYQSCGWQRPENPQAPGYMLPALDRRQGWGIVKTADRWVCTWTTPPDWAIAAAEGETLQRPDPEAVKARVMARNGAAGRTAGMPSLDSQLAALADAAPYYAKFPAAEWTKLAAECDICVQPVREVEDALIDPLLLADGSVTVVDDPELGPTHQAGILFRLHDCPAEVPGPSHPRGADTDAVRATVAKPTPAQPRNADLPRGPLHGIRVVDLGLAVAGPWGAQLLGDLGADVIKIDGSRQGFWMPTSMALAMNRTKRSARIELKDPAGYAAVRTLIDGADVVIHNMRAGVAERLGVDYATLKATNPRLIYCHTRGFEDGPRAGLIGHDQAGNSLGGSVWEDGGMSDGGRPFFGALTGGDLGNGYFAAIAITLALYHRERTGRGQMVDTSILNASLFNNSRTFTTPAGHRFDRPRLDADQLGLSALYRLYRTSDGWLCVAALTEAHWQALTRALPVLATDPRFATAHLRATNDAILANRLADHFVERSTTDAFAALDAAGAPCEIADGEYSRRIFDDADLHRHGWITRTTGHPTIGTLDLYGIGVNFSRTPIRPGGAPPVFGQQTREILAEAGLDAGTIAAMQASGTAGG, encoded by the coding sequence ATGACGGGCGTTCTGCACGGATTGACAGTCCTCGATCTCACGCAGGGGATCGCGGGCGCGATGGCAACGATGCTGCTGTCCGATCATGGCGGGGCCGTCACCCGCATCGAACGGCGCGATGCCGATCCGGGCGAAGATGTCCTCCACGGCGGCCGCATCTGGCATCGCGGCAAGGCATCGGCGGTCCTCGATTTCGCCGACGCCACCGATCTTGAGACAATCCGCCACCTTGCTGCCGCAGCCGACATACTGGTCGAAGATTTCGCGCCGGGTGAGGCCGAACGGCTGGGCTTCGGCGCGGATGCCCTCGCCGCGCTCAATCCACGCCTGATCCATGTGTCGATCACCGGCTATGGCGATACCGTTGCGGCCGATCGCCCGGCGATCGACGCGCTGGTGCAGGCCCGGCTCGGGCTGATGCACGAAGCGCGCGGCTGGGATGGCGGGTCGATCCTGCGCATCCTCGGCCTCGATGATGATCCCGCCACCGTCGCCCCCATCCCCGAATCGATCCGCACCGGTTCGGCCCGGCGTGGCCCGATCTTTTCCGCCAGCCCCGCGCCCAGCGTGTCGGCCGCCTATCTCGCCGTTCTCGGCGTGTCCGCCGCGTTGCGCGCCCGCGAACTCACCGGCCTTGGCCAGCATGTCGGCACGTCGCTGATGCAGGGCGCGATCCTCTATCAATCCTGCGGCTGGCAGCGCCCCGAAAACCCGCAAGCCCCCGGCTACATGCTTCCCGCGCTCGATCGCCGTCAGGGTTGGGGCATTGTGAAGACCGCCGATCGCTGGGTCTGCACCTGGACCACCCCACCCGACTGGGCGATTGCGGCGGCCGAAGGCGAAACCCTGCAGCGCCCCGATCCCGAAGCGGTGAAGGCCCGCGTCATGGCCCGCAACGGTGCTGCCGGCCGCACCGCCGGCATGCCCAGCCTCGACAGCCAGTTGGCCGCGCTGGCCGATGCCGCCCCTTATTATGCCAAATTCCCGGCCGCCGAATGGACGAAACTCGCCGCCGAATGCGACATCTGCGTCCAGCCGGTCCGTGAGGTGGAAGACGCGCTCATCGATCCGCTGCTGCTCGCTGATGGATCGGTGACGGTGGTCGACGATCCCGAGCTCGGCCCCACCCATCAGGCGGGCATCCTGTTCCGCCTGCACGATTGCCCGGCCGAAGTGCCCGGCCCATCGCACCCACGCGGTGCCGACACGGATGCGGTACGCGCGACTGTTGCGAAACCCACTCCCGCCCAGCCACGCAACGCCGATCTGCCACGCGGCCCCCTCCACGGCATCCGCGTCGTCGATCTCGGGCTGGCCGTCGCCGGCCCGTGGGGCGCACAGTTGCTGGGCGATCTCGGCGCAGACGTGATCAAGATCGATGGATCGCGCCAGGGTTTCTGGATGCCCACATCCATGGCGCTGGCGATGAACCGCACCAAGCGCAGCGCGCGGATCGAACTGAAGGACCCCGCCGGCTACGCCGCCGTCCGCACCCTGATCGATGGCGCGGACGTGGTGATCCACAATATGCGCGCCGGCGTCGCCGAACGATTGGGCGTGGATTACGCCACACTCAAGGCCACCAATCCGCGCCTCATCTACTGCCACACGCGCGGGTTTGAAGATGGCCCGCGCGCCGGGCTGATCGGGCATGATCAGGCGGGTAATTCGCTTGGTGGATCAGTGTGGGAAGATGGCGGCATGTCCGATGGCGGGCGGCCCTTTTTCGGCGCGCTTACCGGCGGCGATCTCGGCAACGGCTATTTCGCGGCGATCGCCATCACGCTCGCGCTCTATCACCGCGAACGCACCGGGCGCGGCCAGATGGTCGACACGTCGATCCTCAACGCGTCGCTGTTCAACAACAGCCGCACCTTCACCACACCCGCCGGCCACCGCTTCGATCGCCCCCGGCTCGATGCCGATCAGTTGGGGCTGTCGGCATTGTATCGCCTCTATCGCACCAGCGATGGCTGGCTGTGCGTGGCGGCGCTCACCGAGGCGCACTGGCAGGCGCTTACCCGCGCCCTGCCCGTCCTCGCCACCGATCCGCGCTTTGCCACCGCCCACCTGCGCGCCACCAACGATGCGATCCTCGCCAACCGCCTCGCCGATCATTTCGTCGAACGCTCCACCACCGATGCCTTCGCCGCGCTCGATGCAGCCGGCGCCCCCTGCGAAATCGCCGACGGCGAATATTCGCGCCGCATCTTTGATGATGCCGATCTGCACCGGCACGGCTGGATCACGCGCACTACGGGCCATCCGACCATCGGCACGCTCGATTTGTATGGAATCGGCGTGAATTTCTCCCGCACGCCGATCCGCCCCGGCGGCGCGCCGCCCGTCTTCGGCCAGCAAACCCGCGAAATTCTCGCCGAAGCCGGGCTGGATGCGGGCACGATCGCCGCAATGCAGGCCAGCGGCACGGCCGGAGGATAA
- a CDS encoding response regulator transcription factor produces MTDDASRPAAIADTPAEAPARVLIVEDDPGMRVLIVRALHGEGVEAIGARDESEAWPLLDAGGIDLVMLDVMLPGRSGLDLLGDIRERHPAIPIIMVSALGGESDRIAGLDRGADDYVAKPFGRGELLARVRAALRRARAPAVGGSRGDIARFAGWTLDLRRRTLLAPDETAVELSGAEHDLLAILVQQPQRVIGRERLLELSRARRAQASDRSIDVLVSRLRRKLGDSDNGDTLIRTVRGRGYMLAADVERC; encoded by the coding sequence ATGACCGACGACGCCTCCCGTCCCGCCGCCATCGCCGATACGCCCGCCGAAGCGCCCGCGCGCGTCCTGATCGTCGAGGATGATCCGGGCATGCGCGTGCTTATCGTCCGCGCGCTCCATGGCGAAGGCGTCGAAGCCATCGGCGCGCGCGACGAAAGCGAAGCCTGGCCGCTGCTGGATGCCGGCGGGATCGATCTCGTCATGCTCGATGTGATGCTGCCCGGCCGGTCCGGCCTCGATCTGCTGGGCGATATCCGCGAACGGCACCCGGCTATCCCGATCATCATGGTCAGCGCGCTCGGCGGCGAATCCGATCGTATCGCCGGGCTGGATCGCGGTGCCGACGATTATGTCGCCAAGCCGTTCGGCCGGGGCGAATTGCTGGCCCGTGTTCGCGCGGCGCTGCGCCGCGCCCGCGCGCCGGCGGTTGGTGGGTCGCGCGGCGATATCGCCCGATTCGCCGGCTGGACGCTCGATCTGCGCCGCCGCACATTGCTCGCGCCCGATGAAACGGCCGTCGAATTGTCAGGCGCCGAACATGATCTGCTCGCCATCCTCGTCCAGCAGCCCCAGCGCGTCATCGGCCGCGAACGCCTGCTCGAACTGTCGCGCGCGCGCCGGGCGCAGGCATCCGATCGCAGCATCGACGTGCTGGTCAGCCGGTTGCGCCGCAAGCTGGGCGATTCCGATAATGGCGACACGCTGATTCGCACGGTGCGCGGGCGCGGTTACATGCTTGCCGCCGATGTCGAACGGTGCTGA